One segment of Belonocnema kinseyi isolate 2016_QV_RU_SX_M_011 chromosome 7, B_treatae_v1, whole genome shotgun sequence DNA contains the following:
- the LOC117177286 gene encoding ras-related protein Rab-30-like isoform X2: MMEDYKFLFKVVLVGNAGVGKTCLVRRFTQGLFPPGQGATIGVDFMIKTVGVENEKVKLQIWDTAGQERFRSITQSYYRSAHALILVYDISCQPTFDCLPDWLREIEEYASNKVLRILVGNKIDREDREIPTHVGEDFAQRHGMYFLETSAKEAENVERLFMEIAAELMERVARSCQDTKQMQLPSMEKQRQ; encoded by the exons ATGATGGaggattacaaatttttgttcaaagttgtCCTAGTTGGCAACGCCGGTGTTGGGAAAACATGTCTCGTTCGAAGATTCACTCAA GGTTTATTCCCACCGGGGCAAGGAGCAACAATCGGTGTAGATTTTATGATAAAGACTGTGGGAGTAGAGAATGAAAAAGTCAAG CTTCAAATTTGGGATACAGCCGGACAAGAGAGATTCCGTTCAATTACTCAGAGCTATTACAGATCAGCTCATGCTCTGATTTTAGTATATGATATTTCTTGTCAACCAACCTTCGACTGTTTGCCTGATTGGCTTAGAGAAATCGAAGAGTACGCGAGTAATAAAGTACTCAGGATATTAGTTG GAAATAAAATCGATCGAGAGGATAGAGAAATACCGACACATGTTGGGGAAGATTTTGCTCAACGTCACGGTATGTACTTCCTTGAAACTTCTGCAAAAGAAGCCGAAAATGTAGAAAGGTTGTTTATGGAAATCGCAGCCGAGCTTATGGAg CGCGTTGCAAGGAGTTGCCAAGATACGAAACAAATGCAACTTCCATCAATGGAAAAACAACGGCAATAG
- the LOC117177286 gene encoding ras-related protein Rab-30-like isoform X1: MMEDYKFLFKVVLVGNAGVGKTCLVRRFTQGLFPPGQGATIGVDFMIKTVGVENEKVKLQIWDTAGQERFRSITQSYYRSAHALILVYDISCQPTFDCLPDWLREIEEYASNKVLRILVGNKIDREDREIPTHVGEDFAQRHGMYFLETSAKEAENVERLFMEIAAELMEQARCKELPRYETNATSINGKTTAIGDTSNCGCSRLS; this comes from the exons ATGATGGaggattacaaatttttgttcaaagttgtCCTAGTTGGCAACGCCGGTGTTGGGAAAACATGTCTCGTTCGAAGATTCACTCAA GGTTTATTCCCACCGGGGCAAGGAGCAACAATCGGTGTAGATTTTATGATAAAGACTGTGGGAGTAGAGAATGAAAAAGTCAAG CTTCAAATTTGGGATACAGCCGGACAAGAGAGATTCCGTTCAATTACTCAGAGCTATTACAGATCAGCTCATGCTCTGATTTTAGTATATGATATTTCTTGTCAACCAACCTTCGACTGTTTGCCTGATTGGCTTAGAGAAATCGAAGAGTACGCGAGTAATAAAGTACTCAGGATATTAGTTG GAAATAAAATCGATCGAGAGGATAGAGAAATACCGACACATGTTGGGGAAGATTTTGCTCAACGTCACGGTATGTACTTCCTTGAAACTTCTGCAAAAGAAGCCGAAAATGTAGAAAGGTTGTTTATGGAAATCGCAGCCGAGCTTATGGAg CAAGCGCGTTGCAAGGAGTTGCCAAGATACGAAACAAATGCAACTTCCATCAATGGAAAAACAACGGCAATAGGGGATACTTCCAACTGCGGATGTAGCCGCCTCtcttaa
- the LOC117176950 gene encoding dehydrogenase/reductase SDR family member on chromosome X, with product MIIVAGSTLALIAGILVFPKPRNKIMFILNALMYEIKYNALGASAVVKDHVYARYNKTDLPRKSGKIAIVTGGSRGIGSTVVKMLLQCDMEVIVACRNCKAGHDSIRKIRESGVTSGSAKVYELDNSSLESVRKFAREIKHDYKKIDVLVNNAGIMFTPYSMTKDGFEQQWAVNYLSHFLLTSLLLPLLKSAGSPNESTRVINVSSCAHNAGTIDFDDIDSSKRFVTKLAYSRSKLAQVMFTKTIQDLFSAKKLQIQSYAVHPGIVNTDLFQHTLFRHFKLILNFIFKTPKQGATPIVFAAVNKSIENKGGIYVADCLETSVNPQALDSSVRDRLFKISLEQVKLKDFFES from the exons ATGATAATTGTAGCAGGTTCAACTCTCGCGCTGATCGCGGGTATTTTAGTTTTTCCAAAACCAAGGAATAAAATCATGTTTATTTTAAACGCATTGATGTACGAAATTAAATACAACGCCTTGGGTGCTTCAGCAGTTGTTAAAGATCATGTGTACGCTAGATACAACAAAACTG ATTTGCCTCGAAAAAGTGGCAAAATTGCAATTGTCACAGGTGGTTCTAGAGGAATTGGAAGTACCGTAGTAAAAATGTTACTACAATGCGATATGGAAGTAATCGTTG cATGCAGAAATTGCAAAGCTGGCCATGATTCTATCCGCAAAATCAGAGAATCTGGAGTTACTTCAGGTTCCGCAAAAGTTTATGAACTGGATAATTCTAGTTTAGAATCAGTTCGAAAATTCGCACGGGAGATTAAACAcgactacaaaaaaattgatgttttagtcaATAATG CTGGTATTATGTTCACTCCTTATTCTATGACAAAAGATGGATTTGAGCAACAATGGGCAGTAAATTACCTGTCACATTTCCTTCTAACGTCATTATTATTGCCTCTTTTGAAAAGTGCTGGAAGCCCTAATGAAAGTACGAGAGTCATCAATGTCTCGTCTTGTGCTCACAATGCTGGAACAATAGATTTTGATGACATTGATAGCAG TAAGAGATTTGTCACCAAATTGGCCTATTCACGAAGCAAACTCGCTCAAGTTATGTTCACCAAAACGATTCAAGatcttttttctgcaaaaaaattgcaaatacagTCGTATGCTGTTCATCCTGGAATTGTGAACACAGATCTTTTCCAACATACACTATTCAGGCACTTTAAACTGATCTTGAACTTCATTTTTAAG aCTCCAAAGCAGGGTGCAACGCCAATTGTATTTGCAGctgtaaataaatcaattgaaaacaaaGGTGGAATATACGTTGCTGACTGTCTAGAAACATCAGTGAATCCTCAAGCTCTGGATTCCTCGGTTAGAGAtcgtctttttaaaatttctctcgaGCAAGTTAAACTCAAAGACTTTTTCGAATCTTAA